From the genome of Phycicoccus duodecadis:
TCTTCCTGGGCGAGGCGACCGTGAAGACGCACGTGGCGCGGGTGCTCGCCAAGCTCGGCCTCCGTGACCGGGTCCAGGCCGCCGTCCTGGCCTACGAGACGGGGTTCGTCCGCCCCGGCTGACCGCGGCCCGTGATCTTCGACATGCATGGTGGTGCAGATTTGCACTGGTGTGCATCTACGTCCTACCCTCGATGCCATGAGCCGCCGCCCGAGCTGCGTGGTCCCCACGCTGCGTGACCGCAAGCGCGAGGAGACCCGCCGCGCCATCGCCGGGGCCGCCTACGCGATCGTGCGCGACGCCGGCGTCGCCGCCGTCACCGCCGACGCCGTGGCCGAGCGCGCCGGCGTCTCGCGCCGCACCTTCTTCAACTACTTCCCCTCGGTCGAGTCGGTGCTCACCGCCAGCGTCACCGACTTCTTCGCCGCCCTGAGCGAGCGGCTCGACCAGCGCCCCCCCGACGAGGACGTCCTCGACAGCGTCATCTCCGTCGTCGACGACCCGGGCGACCTCTCCCTCGTCGAGCGGATCGGCGTCCTCGCCGCGGCCGGCGAGACGTCCGCGCACGCCAAGGGCCTGATCCTGGCCGAGTTCCACACCTGGCTCGACTGGTTCGAGGAGTGGCTGCGCGGCCGCGTCGGCCCCGGGATCAGCGAGGTCCACCTCGCCACCCTGGCCGCGGCCATCCTCGGCAGCGGCGAGGCCGCCATCCGCGTCTGGTCCCGCGCCGTGGTCGCCGGCCAGCGCCCGCCCGCGTTTCCCGCCGTCCTCGCCGAGTCGCTGGGGCACCTGCGCACCGGCCTGCTCGACGGTACCCCCACCCGTAGCTCCTGACCCCACCCTCCGGAAGGTCCCCTCCATGTCCACCGCCCTGTACCGCCTCGGCCGCTGGTGCGCCGCCCACGCGTGGCCCGTCATCGCCGCGTGGCTCGTCGTGCTGGCCGCCGCCGGCACTCTCGCCGGCACCGTCGGCAAGCCCCTGACCAACGAGATCACGATGCCGGGGACCGCGTTCGAGAAGGTCCTCACGCAGCTCGGCGACGAGATCCCCGCCGCGGCCGGCGGCTTCGGCCGCGTCGTGCTCCGCAGCGACTCCGGCGCGTTCACCGAGCAGCAGAAGGCCGCGGTGGCCGAGGTGCTGAAGACGTGGGGCACCCTCCCCCACGTCGAGAGCACCGTCGACCCCTTCGCCGCACAGCAGCGGATCGACGCCTCCGCCTCGTCGCTGGCCGCCTCGAAGGCCCAGCTCGAGCAGGGACGCACCCAGCTCGCCGCCGGTCGCCAGCAGCTCGAGGCCGCCCGGTCCCAGCTCAGTGCCGGCGAGGCCTCCCTCGCGCAGCTGAAGGCCGCCGCCCCGTCCGACCCCCGCATCCCGGCCATCGAGGCGCAGGTGGCGCAGGGCCGCGCCCAGGTCTCCGCCGGGGAGCAGAAGCTCGCACAGTCCCAGGCGCGCCTGGACGCCGGGCAGGCCCAGTACGAGGACGGGCTGGCCGTCGCCGAGGCCTCGAAGGGCACCCGCCTGGTCAGCGAGGACGGTCGCTACGCCGTCGTGCAGGTCCAGTTCGACACCAACGCCCAGTCCGTGCCCACCGACGACCGCGCCCGCATCCCCGCGACCGGCGACCCCGTCCTGAAGGCCGCCGGCATCACCCCCTCGTACAGCGTCGAGATCACCCAGGACATCGCCCTGGTCGGCCCCGGCGAGATCCTCGGCCTCTCCGTCGCCGTCCTCGTGCTGGTCGTCGTGCTCGGCAGCCTGATCGCGGCCGGCCTCCCGCTGCTCGTCGCGCTGCTCGGCGTCGGCGTCGGGCTGGGCGGGGCGATGGCGATGACCTCGCTGGTCGAGCTCAACAACACCACGCCCGCCCTCGCGCTCATGCTCGGCCTGGCCGTCGGCATCGACTACGCGCTGTTCATCGTCAACCGGCACCGCGCCAACATCCTCGGCGGCATGCCCCTGCGCGACTCCATCCCCCGCGCGGTCGCCACGGCGGGCAGCGCGGTCACCTTCGCCGGCACGACGGTCGTCATCGCCCTGGCCGCGCTGGTGCTGTCGGGCATCCCGATCCTGGCGCAGATGGGGCTGGTCGCGGCCGCCACGGTGGCCGTCACCGTCCTCGTCGCCGTCACCATCTCGCCGGCCGTGCTGCGGCTGATGGGCACCCGCGTCGTCTCGCGTCGTGGCTGGCGCCGGGCCGGCTTCGCGACGCCGGGCGACGTCTCAGGCCGCACCACCTCGGGGCACGCCGCCACCGAGGAGCACGGAGGGTGGCACGTCGCCGCAGTCACCCGGCACCCGTGGCTCACCCTGCTCGGGGTCGTCGGCATCGTGGCGGTCGTCGCGCTGCCCACCCGCTCGATGTTCCTCGGCCTGCCCGACGGCGGCAGCGAGCCCAGCGGCTCGTCCGCCTACACCGCGTACACGACCATCGCCGACGAGTTCGGGCCGGGGATGAACGGGCCGGTCGTGGCCGTGGCCACCCTGCCGGACGCGTCGGGCCCCCGTACCGACGCCGAGGTGCTGCACGCCCAGGCGGTCGTCGCGACCGCGTTCAGCGACCTGCCGTCGGTGAGCAGCGTCGTCCCGTTCGGCGTCAGCAAGGACACCAGCACGCTGGCGTTCCAGATCGTGCCCACCAGTGGCCCGGCCTCGGAGGAGACCCGCACCACCCTCGACGACATCCGCTCCACCGCCGACCGGCTCGACCGCCAGGAGGGCATCTCGGTCGGCCTCACCGGCCAGACGGTGGCCAACATCGAGATCTCCGACCGGCTGGCGGGGGCCCTGCCGGGCTACCTCGCGGTCGTGGTCGGGATGTCGCTGGTCATCCTGCTGCTGGTCTTCCGGTCGGTGGTCGTGCCGCTGATCGCCACCGGCGGGTTCCTGCTGTCGGTCGCCGCGGCCTTCGGCGCCACCGTGGCCGTGCACCAGTGGGGCTGGCTCGGCGAGTACCTCGGGGTGAGCCAGCCCGGGCCGCTGCTGTCGTTCATGCCGATCATCCTCATCGGGGTGCTCTTCGGCCTGGCCATGGACTACCAGATGTTCCTCGTCTCCGGCATGCATGAGGCCCGCGCCCACGGCGAGGACTCGCGCAGCGCCGTGCGCACCGGGTTCGTCCACGGGGCCCGGGTGGTCTCGGCGGCGGCGGTCATCATGACGTCGGTGTTCCTCGGCTTCGCCTACAGCCACCTCGTGATGGTGCGGCCGATCGGCTTCGGGCTCGCGGTCGGCGTGCTGGTCGACGCCTTCCTGGTGCGGATGACGCTGACGCCGGCCGTGATGCACCTGCTCGGCGACCGGGCCTGGTGGATCCCGCGCTGGCTCGACCGGCTGCTGCCCGACCTCGACGTGGAGGGGCTGAAGCTGACCGAGCGGCTCGAGGCCGGGCACTTCGACGGGCCCGAGCACGCTGCGGGCGCCGACCACGGTTCCGACGGTTCTTCCCGCACCGCGCCCGACCCCGCGCCCGTCAGCGGCGGCGCGCGCTCGGGTGGGCGATGAGGTCCTGGAGCAGCTGCACCGCCCGCTCCGCCGGGGCGGTCGACGCCCCCAGCTGACGCACGACCGCGGCGAGGTGGCGCACCGGGGCCGGCGGGGCGATGGCGAGTCGTACCACCGAGCCCGGCAGCCCGCGCGCGGCCAGCCCCGGCATCACCGAGATGCCGACCCCCGCGGCCACGAACCCGATGGCGGTGTGGTGGTCCTGGGCCTGCACGCTGAACCGGGGGCGCAGCCCGACGGCGGCGCAGGCGGCGACCACGATGCGGTGGCAGACGGCCCCCGGCAGGTCGTTGCTCACCCAGGTCTCACCGCGCAGGTCGGTGAGCGCGACCTCGCCCGCGCCGGCCAGCGGGTGGTCGCGCGGCACGACGACGACGAACGGGTCCTCGGTGAGGCGGACGCGGCGGTGCCCGGCCGGCGGCGGGGTGTCGGGCGGGTCGATGACGAGGTCGATGTCGGGTCGCGGGCCGCGCTGCTCGAACTCGTTGAGCACCAGCTCGAGCACCAGGTCGGGGTACTCCGACGAGAGGCGGCGCACCAGCGTGGGCATCCAGGCGGAGCCGGCCGAGGCGAAGTAGCCGATGGTCAGGCGCCCCGACCGGCCGTCGCGCAGGTCGCCGACCACCTGGTCGAGGCGGCTCCACTCGCCGAGCGGGGCGTCGCTCTGCGCATCCAGGACCAGGGCCGCCTCGGTGGGGACGATGCCCCGCCCGGCTCGCTGGAAGAGGGTCAGCCCGGTCTCGCGCTGGAGGGCGGCGAGGTGCTGGCTGACGGCCGAGGAGGTCATCCCGAGGTTGTCGGCTGCGGCCTGGACGCCGCCGCTCGCGACCACGGAGCGGAAGACGGTGAGACGGTGCGGATCGAGCATGCACCAAGCATAAGCACCACTACGAGATCTCGTAGTGGAGCCACGTTGTGCTGAACAGTTGAGAGCGGGATCATTCTTCGTATGAACGCCGCATCGCTCTCCGTCCAGAAGGCCCGTGCCCTCGCCGCCAACCTCCGCACCGTCCGTCGCGCCGGCCGCGGCTGGGACACCGAGGTCGACCGTGACCTCGTCCGCGAGACCAACGAGCTGTACTACCTCGCCCAGACCTCCGCGCCCCGCGTGATCTGAGCCCGTCCGCGCCCTTCGGCGCGATCCTGACCGACCCTCCGCCCGCCGTGGCCGGGGGTCGTCGTCGTCCCTCGGGGCCTAGGCCGAGCCCCGCACGACGAGCCGGGTGGGGAGCACGGTCTGGGTGGGCACCTCGTCGCCGGCGATGCGGGCCAGAAGCACGTCGGCCATGACCCGCCCCATCCGGGCCACGGGCTGGTGCACGCTGGTGAGCTCGGGGTCGGTGTGGCGGCACACGGGCGAGTCGTCGAACCCGACCAGCCCGACGTCGTGGGGCGCGCTCAGCCCGGCGTCGCGCAGCGCCCGGAGGGCGCCCACGGCCATCAGGTCGGAGGCCGCGAACACCCCGTCGGGGGACGGCCCGGCCGCCAGCACCTCGGCCATGGCGCGACGCCCGCTCTCCTCCGAGTAGTCACCGTAGGCCAGCGCCACGGCGTGGCGGGGATGGCCCGCCTCGGCCGCGGCGTCGAGCGCACCGGCCAGGCGGTCGCGCCCCGAGGACATGTCCTGCGGCCCGGCCAGCACGGCCAGCCGCCGGCGGCCGGTGGCGACCAGGTGCTGCACGGCGCTGCGCCCCCCGCCCAGGTTGTCGGCGTCCACCACGGTGCGCGGGCGGGTGGTGGCCGGGCTGCCGCCGCAGACCGTGGGGACGCCACGCGCCTCGAGGAGCTCGGGCAGTGGGTCGTCGGCATGCAGCGACAGCAGGAGGACACCGTCCACGTGCCGGTCGGTCAGGAAGGACTGTGCCGTCTGCGCCGCCCCCTCGTCGCCCCCCGGGCGCGCCATCACCAGCACCAGCTGGAAGCCGGCCTCCCCCAGCCGTGCCCCGATGCCGCGCACCGCGGCGGCGAAGTAGGGCTCGCCGAAGACGCGCTCGTCGGACTCGGTGACGACCAGCGCGACGGCGTCGGTGCGGCGGCGGACCAGGGCCCGGGCCGCGGCGTTCGGGACGTAGGAGAGGTCGCGCACCGAGGCCAGGACGGCGCTGCGGGCGGCGAGGCTCACGTGCGGTGAGCCGTTGAGCACGCGGGAGGCGGTGCCCCGCCCCACCCCGGCGGCCCGCGCCACGTCGTCGAGGGTGGGCGGCCGTCCGGTCCCCGTGCCGGGGCCGGGTTCCCGGTCGGCCCCGGCACGGGTCCCGGACGGGTGGCGCCGGGTGCTCCCGCGGCTCGTGTCGCTCGTCGTGGGAGCGCTCCCATCCG
Proteins encoded in this window:
- a CDS encoding TetR/AcrR family transcriptional regulator, which encodes MSRRPSCVVPTLRDRKREETRRAIAGAAYAIVRDAGVAAVTADAVAERAGVSRRTFFNYFPSVESVLTASVTDFFAALSERLDQRPPDEDVLDSVISVVDDPGDLSLVERIGVLAAAGETSAHAKGLILAEFHTWLDWFEEWLRGRVGPGISEVHLATLAAAILGSGEAAIRVWSRAVVAGQRPPAFPAVLAESLGHLRTGLLDGTPTRSS
- a CDS encoding LysR family transcriptional regulator, which codes for MLDPHRLTVFRSVVASGGVQAAADNLGMTSSAVSQHLAALQRETGLTLFQRAGRGIVPTEAALVLDAQSDAPLGEWSRLDQVVGDLRDGRSGRLTIGYFASAGSAWMPTLVRRLSSEYPDLVLELVLNEFEQRGPRPDIDLVIDPPDTPPPAGHRRVRLTEDPFVVVVPRDHPLAGAGEVALTDLRGETWVSNDLPGAVCHRIVVAACAAVGLRPRFSVQAQDHHTAIGFVAAGVGISVMPGLAARGLPGSVVRLAIAPPAPVRHLAAVVRQLGASTAPAERAVQLLQDLIAHPSARRR
- a CDS encoding MMPL family transporter, which encodes MSTALYRLGRWCAAHAWPVIAAWLVVLAAAGTLAGTVGKPLTNEITMPGTAFEKVLTQLGDEIPAAAGGFGRVVLRSDSGAFTEQQKAAVAEVLKTWGTLPHVESTVDPFAAQQRIDASASSLAASKAQLEQGRTQLAAGRQQLEAARSQLSAGEASLAQLKAAAPSDPRIPAIEAQVAQGRAQVSAGEQKLAQSQARLDAGQAQYEDGLAVAEASKGTRLVSEDGRYAVVQVQFDTNAQSVPTDDRARIPATGDPVLKAAGITPSYSVEITQDIALVGPGEILGLSVAVLVLVVVLGSLIAAGLPLLVALLGVGVGLGGAMAMTSLVELNNTTPALALMLGLAVGIDYALFIVNRHRANILGGMPLRDSIPRAVATAGSAVTFAGTTVVIALAALVLSGIPILAQMGLVAAATVAVTVLVAVTISPAVLRLMGTRVVSRRGWRRAGFATPGDVSGRTTSGHAATEEHGGWHVAAVTRHPWLTLLGVVGIVAVVALPTRSMFLGLPDGGSEPSGSSAYTAYTTIADEFGPGMNGPVVAVATLPDASGPRTDAEVLHAQAVVATAFSDLPSVSSVVPFGVSKDTSTLAFQIVPTSGPASEETRTTLDDIRSTADRLDRQEGISVGLTGQTVANIEISDRLAGALPGYLAVVVGMSLVILLLVFRSVVVPLIATGGFLLSVAAAFGATVAVHQWGWLGEYLGVSQPGPLLSFMPIILIGVLFGLAMDYQMFLVSGMHEARAHGEDSRSAVRTGFVHGARVVSAAAVIMTSVFLGFAYSHLVMVRPIGFGLAVGVLVDAFLVRMTLTPAVMHLLGDRAWWIPRWLDRLLPDLDVEGLKLTERLEAGHFDGPEHAAGADHGSDGSSRTAPDPAPVSGGARSGGR
- a CDS encoding LacI family DNA-binding transcriptional regulator, coding for MARAAGVGRGTASRVLNGSPHVSLAARSAVLASVRDLSYVPNAAARALVRRRTDAVALVVTESDERVFGEPYFAAAVRGIGARLGEAGFQLVLVMARPGGDEGAAQTAQSFLTDRHVDGVLLLSLHADDPLPELLEARGVPTVCGGSPATTRPRTVVDADNLGGGRSAVQHLVATGRRRLAVLAGPQDMSSGRDRLAGALDAAAEAGHPRHAVALAYGDYSEESGRRAMAEVLAAGPSPDGVFAASDLMAVGALRALRDAGLSAPHDVGLVGFDDSPVCRHTDPELTSVHQPVARMGRVMADVLLARIAGDEVPTQTVLPTRLVVRGSA